The sequence TTACCTCAAAATTTATCAAATGTCGCATAACGAACTAGACTTAACGACGTTCCTCGACCCTGAGTCCCGAAGGGACGTTAGGGACTGGAACGACGCTTGCGAAGGCAAGAGGAGTGCCAGAGAGGAATGTGTCGTAGACCGAGCGAGGCCTTGTGCCGAAGCGTAGCGGTAAGTCGCTGTTATACGACGTAGCCTATTTTTAAATATTAAGATTTGCTAGAGATTCTAAAGTATTTTTAATCTCTTCCATTTTGAATTTTCCTTCTGCAACTCCAATAACGAAATCATAGAGAATTTCATTTGGATCAAGGAGGTCATATCCATTAATATCGAGAAATACTAGTGTAGAGGCTAATGCCACTCTTTTGTTTCCATCCAAAAAAGGATGATTTTTGCAAAGATAGTATAAGTATGCTGCAGCTTTATCAAATAAAGAAGGATGTAAACTTTCACCATCAAAAGTCGTCATTGGTTGATGAATAGCCGATTCTAAGAGTCCATAGTCACGAATATCCGCCGCTCCGCCATACAAATCGATTTGGTTTTTATGTATTTGAATTACGTCCTCAATTGAAAGGAAAATAGTATCATCCAGCATTTATTGGGCTAGTTTTTTGAGAGTTTTTCCGTGAGCTTTATTAATCTTTTCTAAAGATTTAGATAAGTTCTTCTCGATCGGTTTAATAATTAAAGATTTACCATCAGTCGTAACTTCGAGTGTAGAATTTTGATCAATTTTAAGTAGCTCAAGAATAGGTTTTTCGATAACCAAAGCGGAGCTATTTCCGTGTTGCACAAGTTTTTTTAACATTTTTAAGCCTGTATTAACAATGTAGTAACATTGTATAATCAATTACAATCAAAAAATTAAATATTTTGGATGAATTTAATCGGATAGATTCAATGTGAATTTAATTTTGAAATAATTTAACACATTTTGATTTTTCCTATAATTTCATCTTTCATTCCGAATCGATTTTTAGGCTATGTCGTATAACGAACTAGACTAACCGACGTAGGCTGGCCCTGAGTCCCGAACGGGACGTTAGGGACTGGCCACGACACTTGCGTAAGCAAGGGGAGTGCCAGAAGCCTATGTGGCGCAGCCCAAGCGAGGGCGAAGTCCCGAAGCGAAGCGGTTAGTCGCTGTTATACGTCGTTTTTTATTTTTCCGATTAAATCAGTTATTAAATCATTTTCAGTATGATTATAAATGAAATCTGCAAATGCTTTATTTTTATTTATAATCACATTGAGTTCCAATAAGTTTGTAGGCTCTAAATTTAAGTAGGTTAAATATTCTTTATCTGAATAGTAGCTATTGATTTGAGGGAAAATTTCTTTGAAGACAATATGCTCTATTTGTCTAATGCCCATTTTAATTGCTTCATTAAAGTGATGGGAATTTGGTTCATAATCAAAAACCTGGTACACCGCTGATTCAATATCGATTTTTTTTCCACCAAAAAAGCTTTTATCATTATAGGTTATTAGGATGAAGTATTCTATGAACTCTGGTTTATTTAGACCATTTTTTAATCCGATAAGTAGA comes from Leptospira meyeri and encodes:
- a CDS encoding type II toxin-antitoxin system death-on-curing family toxin — its product is MLDDTIFLSIEDVIQIHKNQIDLYGGAADIRDYGLLESAIHQPMTTFDGESLHPSLFDKAAAYLYYLCKNHPFLDGNKRVALASTLVFLDINGYDLLDPNEILYDFVIGVAEGKFKMEEIKNTLESLANLNI
- a CDS encoding AbrB/MazE/SpoVT family DNA-binding domain-containing protein, producing MLKKLVQHGNSSALVIEKPILELLKIDQNSTLEVTTDGKSLIIKPIEKNLSKSLEKINKAHGKTLKKLAQ